The Spirosoma radiotolerans genome has a window encoding:
- a CDS encoding MBL fold metallo-hydrolase, producing MLLTLFIVTGLIATTFLFLQQSPFGSNPSATRLERIKRSPYYRDGAFQNLEKTEVMSENTSYLGMMRDFINKDKDNVPPKPLPSVRTDLKALPDEKPTIVWFGHSSYLIKSQGTTILVDPVFSGYASPVSFFGKAYAGSNVYSVEDMPTIDLLILSHDHYDHLDYETITKLIPKVKKFYTALGVGAHLERWGVPADRIVEFDWWESHHVATDLDLTAVPARHFSGRSLTRGKTLWTAFVMKIHGYSLYLGGDSGYGKHFKTIGDQYGPFDLAILECGQYGKDWPNIHMFPEEVATAAQDLRAKTVLPVHWAKFSLANHAWTDPIERFTKRATEQKLDFTTPMIGEPVVVEAQYPKSRWWVY from the coding sequence ATGCTATTAACTTTATTTATCGTTACCGGACTGATTGCCACTACCTTCCTTTTCCTGCAACAAAGTCCATTCGGAAGTAACCCGTCAGCCACTCGCCTGGAGCGAATCAAACGCTCACCCTATTATAGAGATGGCGCTTTTCAGAACCTGGAAAAGACGGAGGTGATGTCTGAAAATACCTCTTACCTGGGTATGATGCGCGATTTTATCAATAAAGACAAAGACAATGTCCCACCTAAACCGCTGCCATCGGTACGAACAGATCTGAAGGCCTTACCCGATGAGAAACCAACAATTGTCTGGTTCGGGCATTCGTCTTACCTGATAAAATCGCAGGGCACTACCATTTTGGTTGACCCGGTCTTTAGCGGTTATGCTTCGCCCGTTTCGTTTTTTGGCAAAGCCTATGCGGGATCCAACGTGTACAGCGTTGAAGACATGCCGACTATTGATCTGTTGATCCTGTCTCACGATCACTACGATCACCTCGATTATGAAACGATCACAAAGCTTATTCCCAAAGTCAAAAAATTCTATACAGCGCTGGGCGTAGGTGCTCACCTCGAACGCTGGGGCGTTCCGGCCGACCGTATTGTGGAATTCGATTGGTGGGAAAGTCATCATGTGGCTACGGATCTGGACTTGACGGCGGTTCCAGCCCGCCACTTTTCGGGGCGTAGCCTTACACGCGGAAAAACCCTATGGACGGCTTTTGTGATGAAAATTCATGGCTATTCGCTATACCTGGGGGGCGATTCGGGCTATGGAAAACATTTCAAGACGATCGGCGATCAATACGGTCCATTCGATCTGGCCATTCTTGAATGCGGTCAGTATGGCAAAGACTGGCCCAATATTCATATGTTTCCGGAAGAGGTTGCTACGGCTGCCCAGGACCTACGAGCGAAAACTGTGTTGCCTGTGCACTGGGCTAAGTTCTCCCTGGCCAATCATGCCTGGACAGACCCTATTGAGCGGTTTACGAAACGGGCTACCGAACAAAAGCTGGACTTTACGACGCCAATGATTGGCGAGCCTGTTGTCGTCGAGGCACAATACCCAAAGTCCAGGTGGTGGGTTTACTAG
- a CDS encoding 6-pyruvoyl trahydropterin synthase family protein — MIDSRANAPRVAVFRKEHFNAAHRLNNPNWSDEKNTRVYGKCNNPNYHGHNYELIVQVTGPIDPETGYVIDMKLLGNLIQEHVTDRFDHKNLNLDTEEFADLNPSAENIAIVIYNLLRNQLSEGLDLKIRLYETERNFVEYPVY; from the coding sequence ATGATTGATTCTCGGGCAAATGCCCCACGAGTGGCGGTGTTTCGCAAGGAACATTTCAATGCTGCTCATCGTCTGAACAACCCAAACTGGTCAGACGAAAAAAACACGCGGGTATACGGCAAATGCAACAATCCTAATTATCACGGGCACAATTACGAATTAATTGTGCAGGTAACCGGCCCGATTGATCCGGAAACAGGTTATGTGATCGATATGAAACTCCTTGGTAATCTTATTCAGGAACACGTTACTGATCGCTTCGATCATAAGAACCTAAATCTGGATACCGAAGAGTTCGCTGATCTTAATCCATCGGCCGAAAACATTGCCATAGTCATCTACAACCTTTTACGCAACCAACTAAGCGAGGGCTTAGACCTTAAAATCAGACTGTATGAAACTGAACGGAACTTCGTCGAATACCCCGTCTACTAG
- a CDS encoding Gfo/Idh/MocA family protein: MQTPTRRQFIRTAALTGAATSVATTSVFPAILTGAKPADSKVRLAFIGVGSRGRSHVEQAIYRDDVDIVAICDPAPEAISRTTTMIEKAGRKAPVAYSKGDEAFKDMLKRDDIDGVVIATPWEWHVPMAVATMNAGKYAAVEVSATVTLKESWDLVNASEKSGSPCMILENVCYRRDVLAVLNMIRKGMFGEMTYAHCGYQHDLRNIKFNDGKSISGIGAEFGEKGYSEAHWRTQHSVNRNGDLYPTHGLGPVAHWLDINRGNRFMHLTSTATKSRGLHKYVVDKGGPNHPNAKVNFKLGDVVTTVIQCANGENIVIIHDTNSPRPYSLGFRAQGTNGIWMDDNDMIYLEGVSPKPHNWEPFAAYQEKYDHPLWKRHAQTAESAGHGGIDFFVLRAFIESIKAKGPVPIDVYDAAVWSAISPLSEQSIAGGSKPIEIPDFTRGKWKTNKPIFGLNDNY; encoded by the coding sequence ATGCAGACCCCAACCCGGCGCCAATTTATCCGTACAGCCGCGCTCACTGGCGCAGCCACATCTGTAGCAACAACCTCTGTTTTTCCCGCTATTTTAACCGGAGCAAAGCCAGCTGATTCTAAAGTCCGCCTGGCTTTTATCGGTGTTGGCTCACGCGGGCGCAGTCACGTTGAGCAAGCTATCTACCGCGATGATGTCGACATTGTGGCTATTTGCGACCCGGCTCCCGAAGCCATCAGCCGGACAACCACCATGATTGAAAAGGCAGGTCGGAAGGCACCGGTGGCCTATAGCAAAGGGGATGAAGCCTTCAAGGACATGCTCAAACGCGACGATATTGATGGCGTCGTGATTGCCACACCCTGGGAATGGCACGTGCCCATGGCTGTAGCTACTATGAACGCGGGCAAATATGCCGCCGTAGAAGTATCGGCAACGGTAACGCTCAAAGAATCGTGGGATTTGGTGAATGCGTCGGAGAAATCGGGGTCACCCTGCATGATTCTGGAAAATGTTTGTTACCGGCGTGATGTACTGGCTGTCCTGAACATGATTCGGAAAGGCATGTTTGGCGAAATGACTTATGCGCACTGTGGCTACCAGCACGACTTGCGGAATATTAAATTCAATGATGGCAAATCGATTTCAGGGATCGGTGCTGAGTTTGGCGAAAAAGGCTATTCAGAAGCGCACTGGCGCACCCAGCACTCGGTAAACCGAAACGGAGATTTATATCCGACCCATGGCCTCGGTCCAGTGGCGCACTGGCTCGATATTAACCGGGGCAATCGGTTTATGCACCTTACCTCAACAGCAACAAAAAGTCGGGGGCTCCATAAGTATGTGGTCGACAAAGGTGGCCCCAACCACCCCAATGCAAAAGTAAATTTCAAACTTGGTGATGTCGTCACTACGGTCATCCAATGCGCCAATGGCGAAAATATCGTGATCATTCACGATACCAACTCGCCCCGGCCCTACTCGCTCGGGTTCAGAGCGCAGGGAACGAATGGCATCTGGATGGACGACAACGATATGATCTATCTGGAAGGTGTTTCGCCCAAGCCGCATAACTGGGAGCCTTTCGCGGCTTATCAGGAAAAATACGATCACCCACTCTGGAAACGCCATGCGCAGACAGCCGAAAGCGCCGGCCATGGTGGTATCGATTTCTTCGTTCTCCGGGCGTTCATCGAATCTATAAAAGCGAAAGGCCCCGTGCCGATCGATGTATACGATGCTGCCGTTTGGAGTGCCATCAGCCCACTATCGGAGCAGAGTATTGCCGGAGGGAGCAAACCCATTGAAATTCCTGATTTCACCCGGGGTAAATGGAAAACGAACAAGCCAATTTTTGGGCTGAATGATAACTATTAA